A genome region from Pseudoalteromonas tetraodonis includes the following:
- the megL gene encoding methionine gamma-lyase, translating to MSKHHPHTQCIHGPQKANDPHGALTSPLYQTSTFHFENAAQGAARFAGDEPGYIYTRLGNPTTTELEQKVAQLEGCEAAAATATGMGAVSASVLSFLSQGDHLVASSALYGCTFAFFAHMLPRWGIEVTFVDMTNEDELRAAIKPNSKMIFAETPINPTMAVIDLALIGDVAKRHNLISVVDNTFLTPLLQSPKQYGIDIIMHSATKYLNGHGDVVAGIVCGSLEHITHIKMTVLKDIGATISPHDAWLINRGLKTLAIRVERHCQSAQTIAEYLEAHPQVSKVYYPGLKSHPGHRFIGKQMKAAGGVIAFEIKGSLTDGEQFIDSMKLCTLAVSLGDAETLIQHPASMTHSPYTPEERLAAGISDGLIRLSVGLEDVNDIINDLNQAFTKIS from the coding sequence ATGAGCAAGCATCATCCACACACCCAATGTATCCATGGTCCACAAAAAGCCAATGATCCCCATGGCGCATTAACCTCGCCATTATACCAAACATCGACATTTCATTTTGAAAATGCCGCCCAAGGTGCTGCACGGTTTGCTGGCGATGAGCCCGGTTATATTTATACGCGTTTGGGTAACCCTACCACCACTGAACTTGAACAAAAAGTGGCGCAATTAGAGGGCTGTGAGGCTGCAGCGGCAACGGCTACAGGTATGGGAGCGGTATCGGCTTCAGTACTGAGCTTTTTATCACAAGGCGATCACTTAGTTGCATCAAGTGCGCTTTATGGTTGCACCTTTGCTTTTTTTGCGCATATGTTGCCGCGTTGGGGCATTGAAGTCACCTTTGTGGATATGACCAATGAAGATGAGTTACGTGCTGCAATAAAGCCAAACTCAAAAATGATATTTGCAGAAACCCCGATAAACCCAACGATGGCCGTTATTGATTTAGCACTTATTGGTGATGTAGCAAAACGGCATAATTTAATAAGTGTGGTCGACAATACCTTTTTAACGCCGCTGCTACAGTCACCTAAACAATACGGCATCGATATTATTATGCACAGTGCTACCAAGTATTTAAATGGTCACGGCGATGTAGTCGCAGGTATTGTGTGTGGATCCCTTGAGCACATTACACATATTAAAATGACGGTGTTAAAAGATATAGGCGCGACGATTAGCCCACACGATGCATGGTTAATTAACCGAGGTTTAAAAACATTAGCTATACGGGTAGAGCGTCATTGCCAGAGTGCGCAAACGATTGCTGAATATTTAGAGGCTCACCCTCAAGTGAGTAAAGTGTACTATCCTGGACTGAAGTCGCACCCAGGTCATCGGTTTATTGGTAAGCAAATGAAAGCTGCTGGCGGTGTTATTGCTTTTGAAATTAAAGGGAGTTTAACCGACGGTGAGCAGTTTATTGATAGCATGAAGCTATGTACTTTAGCGGTTAGCTTAGGCGATGCCGAAACACTTATTCAACACCCTGCATCGATGACCCATTCGCCTTACACACCCGAAGAAAGATTAGCAGCCGGAATTAGTGATGGTTTAATTCGCTTATCTGTTGGGCTTGAAGATGTTAATGATATTATTAACGATCTCAACCAAGCATTTACTAAAATATCGTAA
- the pspA gene encoding phage shock protein PspA, with translation MGIFSRFADIVNSNINAILDKAEDPEKMVRLIIQEMEDTLVEVRSTSAKTLAEKKELVRRVDTLKAQVNDWQDKAELALSKDRDDLARSALLEKQKSADAVAAVESELDHVESHIEKLQQEVTTLQEKLADAKARQKAIILRQRSAESRLEVKKALDSSKVEDALNRFERYETKIDGLESQIESYDLGKQTLADEIADLQKNEKIDDELAELKKKLANK, from the coding sequence ATGGGAATTTTTTCACGTTTTGCAGACATTGTTAATTCTAATATCAATGCCATTTTAGATAAAGCAGAAGACCCTGAAAAAATGGTTCGTCTTATTATCCAAGAGATGGAAGATACACTGGTAGAGGTACGCTCTACATCAGCAAAAACACTCGCTGAGAAAAAAGAATTAGTACGTCGCGTAGACACACTAAAAGCCCAAGTAAACGATTGGCAAGATAAAGCCGAATTGGCACTGAGCAAAGATCGTGACGATTTAGCACGCTCAGCATTACTTGAAAAGCAAAAATCAGCCGACGCAGTTGCTGCGGTAGAAAGTGAACTTGACCATGTAGAGTCTCATATTGAGAAGCTACAACAAGAGGTAACTACGCTACAAGAAAAGCTAGCAGATGCTAAGGCACGTCAAAAAGCGATTATTTTACGTCAACGCTCGGCTGAGTCGCGCCTTGAAGTTAAAAAAGCGCTTGATAGTTCTAAAGTAGAGGATGCACTTAATCGCTTTGAACGTTACGAAACCAAAATTGATGGGCTAGAATCTCAAATAGAGTCTTATGATTTAGGTAAACAAACGTTAGCTGATGAAATTGCAGACTTACAAAAGAATGAAAAGATTGATGACGAGTTAGCTGAACTTAAAAAGAAACTCGCAAATAAATAA
- the pspB gene encoding envelope stress response membrane protein PspB — translation MFDPEILVAPFILFMIFVAPLWLILHYRSKKQVSQGLSEHEHRQLLELAQKAEKMADRVETLEALLDQESPQWRQKV, via the coding sequence ATGTTTGATCCAGAGATACTAGTTGCCCCCTTTATCTTATTTATGATTTTTGTTGCGCCACTGTGGTTAATTTTACACTACCGTAGCAAAAAGCAAGTAAGCCAAGGGTTGAGTGAGCATGAGCATCGCCAATTATTGGAGCTTGCACAAAAAGCTGAAAAAATGGCTGATAGAGTAGAAACATTAGAAGCGTTGCTTGATCAAGAGTCACCTCAGTGGAGACAAAAAGTATGA
- the pspC gene encoding envelope stress response membrane protein PspC, translating to MNTKRELFRDPQRGKIAGVCAGLSDYFNMELWLVRIIFVSAVLLTGGPLFVVAYIAAWFILDKKPAATHKTHSTYSDDPLEVKFKVWQKGEPPRRALQDLKERLTRVDVRLQEMERYVTSSEFTVSREINKL from the coding sequence ATGAACACTAAACGCGAATTATTCAGAGACCCACAACGCGGCAAAATAGCTGGCGTATGTGCCGGTTTAAGTGACTACTTTAATATGGAGTTATGGTTAGTTCGCATTATATTTGTTAGTGCGGTACTACTAACCGGTGGCCCATTATTTGTGGTAGCGTACATTGCAGCATGGTTTATTTTAGATAAAAAACCTGCTGCAACACATAAAACGCATTCAACTTACAGTGATGACCCACTAGAAGTTAAGTTTAAAGTATGGCAAAAGGGCGAGCCACCTCGTCGTGCATTACAAGACTTAAAAGAGCGTTTAACACGTGTTGATGTTCGCTTACAAGAGATGGAACGTTACGTTACCTCAAGCGAATTTACAGTCAGTCGTGAAATTAATAAACTTTAA
- the pspF gene encoding phage shock protein operon transcriptional activator, with protein MSQYRQQDNLLGQSDSFLSVLDQVSQLANLDKPVLIIGERGTGKELIAARLHFLSKRWDQSYVKLNCAALNENLLESELFGHESGAFTGASKRHEGRFERANSGTLFLDELANTSALVQEKLLRVIEYGEFERVGGKQTVKVDTRLVCATNEDLPHLAQQGEFRSDLLDRLAFDVITLPPLRERQDDIMLLAEQFAMNMARDLEWELFSGFTRNAQESLLSYEWPGNVRELKNVVERSLYRHGNEHIPVHKIILDPFESRFRPKARIKHTQAPVAVQNEVVNTQPTEAPVTPSLSNAEPEFPCDLKTLSNEFEITLIKKALEHSQFNQKKTAEVLGLTYHQLRGYLKKYNLLE; from the coding sequence ATGAGTCAATATCGCCAACAGGATAATTTGCTCGGCCAATCAGACAGCTTTTTATCGGTTCTTGATCAGGTATCGCAGCTAGCAAACCTAGATAAACCCGTACTTATTATTGGTGAACGTGGTACCGGTAAAGAGCTTATTGCAGCACGTTTACACTTTTTATCCAAGCGCTGGGATCAAAGTTACGTCAAACTCAACTGTGCGGCATTAAACGAAAATCTACTCGAAAGTGAATTATTTGGCCATGAAAGTGGTGCATTTACTGGCGCAAGTAAACGCCATGAAGGCCGATTTGAGCGGGCTAATAGCGGCACCTTATTTTTAGATGAGTTGGCAAATACTTCTGCCCTAGTGCAAGAAAAGCTATTAAGGGTAATAGAGTATGGTGAGTTTGAGCGTGTTGGCGGCAAACAAACGGTTAAAGTAGATACGCGCTTAGTCTGTGCGACCAATGAAGACTTACCGCATTTAGCGCAGCAAGGTGAATTTAGAAGCGATTTACTCGATAGGCTCGCATTTGATGTGATCACTCTACCGCCACTGCGCGAACGCCAAGACGATATTATGTTACTGGCTGAGCAATTTGCAATGAATATGGCACGCGACTTAGAGTGGGAGTTATTTAGTGGCTTTACTCGCAATGCACAAGAAAGTTTACTCAGTTATGAGTGGCCGGGTAATGTGCGTGAGCTTAAAAATGTGGTGGAGCGAAGTCTGTATCGCCACGGCAATGAACACATCCCTGTGCATAAAATTATTTTAGACCCATTCGAAAGCCGCTTTAGACCTAAAGCACGTATTAAACATACACAAGCCCCTGTTGCTGTGCAAAATGAAGTTGTTAACACCCAGCCCACAGAAGCGCCTGTAACACCGAGTTTGAGTAATGCAGAACCTGAGTTTCCTTGTGACTTAAAAACACTCTCTAATGAATTTGAGATCACATTAATAAAAAAAGCATTAGAACATAGCCAATTTAATCAAAAGAAGACTGCAGAAGTACTTGGTTTAACGTATCATCAATTACGTGGTTATTTGAAAAAATACAATTTGCTGGAATAG
- a CDS encoding YcjX family GTP-binding protein, which translates to MSQSFAKKTFKTFKGKAQKALHRSLDQHVKLAVTGLSGSGKTAFISALVKHLTSQANDNNLPFFDVMREHRHIATKIVPQEALNVPTFDYNRAMSALLPMEGNPAWPASTERINTLRLAIKYQSNAGLRGHFSPQSTLYLDIIDYPGEWLLDLPMLEQSYTAWCEQQYPLLNQSPRSATSGDFLHAVEQLDLHAPVDESELANIAQRYQRMLVGLKKDTKLAMLQPGRMLMPGDLQGAPLLLFFPINPEMMKDDVVAGSNLAHLIKRFNAYVKEVVKPFYNEHFRHFDRQIVLVDVLSALNEGHETLHEQSRVINQLLAHFSYGESGFFKRLFKPNIDKILFAANKSDHISAKHHKALALLLDSLVKEQSNHLKFDGVQIETMAMSSITATQPRQVVDKGQTLDCVYGKPLNEHEWLTYLPPEPPSRMLNKSEWPAQGFEFLSFSPMPSPDKQLKHIRLDHVMQYLLGDKLT; encoded by the coding sequence ATGAGCCAATCATTTGCAAAAAAGACCTTTAAAACTTTTAAAGGCAAAGCACAAAAAGCCCTGCACCGTAGTTTAGACCAACATGTTAAGCTTGCTGTAACTGGGTTGAGCGGCAGTGGTAAAACCGCGTTTATAAGTGCGTTAGTTAAGCACTTAACCTCTCAGGCGAATGACAACAACTTACCTTTTTTTGATGTGATGCGCGAGCATCGTCATATTGCCACTAAAATTGTGCCGCAAGAGGCATTAAACGTGCCCACCTTTGATTATAACCGTGCAATGAGTGCCTTACTGCCAATGGAAGGTAACCCTGCCTGGCCGGCGTCTACAGAGCGAATAAATACTCTGCGCTTGGCGATTAAATACCAAAGTAATGCGGGTCTGCGAGGTCATTTTTCACCGCAATCAACGTTATACCTTGATATTATTGACTATCCAGGCGAATGGCTGCTCGATTTACCTATGCTTGAACAAAGCTATACTGCGTGGTGTGAACAGCAATACCCATTATTAAATCAGTCTCCTCGCAGCGCTACCTCAGGCGATTTTTTACACGCCGTAGAGCAACTTGATTTACATGCCCCTGTGGATGAAAGTGAGCTTGCTAACATTGCACAACGTTATCAACGCATGCTGGTAGGGCTAAAAAAAGACACCAAACTTGCGATGCTACAACCCGGGCGAATGTTAATGCCGGGCGACTTGCAAGGTGCGCCGTTATTGTTATTTTTTCCAATAAACCCTGAAATGATGAAAGACGATGTGGTGGCGGGTTCTAATTTAGCGCATTTAATTAAACGTTTTAATGCTTACGTGAAAGAAGTCGTTAAGCCATTTTATAATGAGCATTTTCGTCACTTTGACCGCCAAATTGTGTTGGTTGATGTACTCAGTGCATTAAATGAAGGCCATGAAACTTTGCATGAGCAAAGCCGTGTTATTAATCAATTGTTGGCACATTTTAGTTATGGGGAGTCTGGCTTTTTTAAACGTTTATTCAAACCGAATATTGATAAAATATTGTTTGCTGCTAATAAGTCAGATCACATCAGTGCTAAGCATCATAAAGCGTTAGCCTTGTTACTAGACTCGCTGGTCAAAGAGCAAAGTAATCATTTAAAGTTTGACGGTGTACAAATTGAAACTATGGCTATGTCATCAATTACCGCAACCCAACCTCGCCAAGTGGTTGATAAAGGTCAAACTCTTGATTGCGTTTACGGTAAACCTTTAAATGAGCATGAGTGGCTGACTTATTTACCACCAGAGCCGCCAAGTCGAATGCTTAATAAAAGTGAGTGGCCAGCGCAAGGGTTTGAATTTTTGTCATTTTCGCCGATGCCAAGCCCCGACAAACAACTTAAACATATTCGATTAGATCATGTGATGCAGTACCTGCTAGGAGACAAATTAACATGA
- a CDS encoding TIGR01620 family protein, translating into MSESTQQFQAGRRINAQNIEQNEPALTPAKIIEHGQSDYTSELEDDALEPEVDLEPVYKKSKWQTLKGLFALSFIILVLLEFGFSIVLAYQQSLILGSVYLTAVVSGVLLITRLLWREYRMLRSLKRNQLHRHEADRLLNSEQVGGALPWLEKLNKHQQLDNFENFKNQVATHHSDKEIMTLYANSLLVTQDTQAKKLINRFATESALLVALSPLALVDMMAVLWRGTKLIEQIGKIYGIGFGYASRIKLYRMLLKQVMFVGSAELVSDLAATALSAELLGKLSGRAAQGVSAGIFTARIGYKAMELSRPLPRLENKRSLLKGTVQGVASKIMSRTKRAESK; encoded by the coding sequence ATGAGTGAGTCAACGCAACAGTTTCAAGCAGGGCGTCGTATTAATGCACAAAATATTGAGCAAAACGAGCCTGCGTTAACACCCGCTAAAATTATTGAACACGGACAAAGTGATTACACCTCTGAGCTTGAGGATGATGCGCTTGAGCCTGAAGTTGATTTAGAGCCGGTGTATAAAAAGTCAAAATGGCAAACGCTCAAAGGCTTGTTTGCGCTCAGCTTTATTATTTTAGTACTGCTAGAGTTTGGGTTTTCTATTGTGCTTGCTTATCAGCAATCGCTTATTTTGGGCAGTGTTTATTTAACCGCTGTGGTAAGCGGTGTGTTATTAATAACAAGATTGTTATGGCGAGAGTATCGGATGTTGCGCAGTTTAAAGCGTAATCAGCTGCATCGCCATGAAGCCGATAGGTTATTAAACAGTGAGCAAGTGGGTGGTGCACTCCCTTGGCTTGAAAAATTGAACAAGCACCAGCAGTTAGACAATTTTGAAAACTTTAAAAACCAAGTTGCTACGCACCATAGTGATAAAGAAATAATGACACTTTACGCTAATAGCCTACTGGTAACGCAAGACACCCAAGCTAAAAAGCTTATAAACCGCTTTGCAACAGAGTCAGCCTTATTAGTCGCATTAAGCCCTCTTGCGCTGGTGGATATGATGGCGGTGTTATGGCGCGGTACAAAATTAATTGAACAAATAGGTAAAATTTATGGCATTGGTTTTGGTTACGCCAGTCGCATTAAACTCTATCGAATGCTGTTAAAACAAGTCATGTTTGTAGGCAGTGCAGAGCTTGTATCTGATTTAGCGGCCACGGCACTTAGTGCTGAGCTATTAGGCAAACTTTCAGGGCGAGCCGCGCAAGGCGTCAGTGCGGGTATATTTACAGCACGTATAGGCTATAAAGCCATGGAATTAAGCCGACCCTTACCGCGTCTTGAAAATAAACGCAGCTTGTTAAAAGGCACTGTTCAAGGGGTTGCGAGTAAAATTATGAGTCGCACTAAGAGAGCCGAGAGTAAATAG